From a region of the Bacteroidales bacterium genome:
- a CDS encoding DUF1214 domain-containing protein: MRKLLFAFLKILKKTRQFRLKLTGKTENDIHVQRIVSGKAWDEFCDQLKLAGASLEFPCTPRDSFQQAEGVRYLTRLTRAGLEAFVEYNDPAFPVLRRIVHETVKMGADNPDNIYLNAQISGQYEYRLTGKRNTIDYIGFFTRNGNYGSTGGLAPCGKLENNQLSCEPDGSFEIILSKTPKGKNWLKIEDETSLVMVRQTFLDRASEIPAEVSISNLDGRKAPDPVTPAQIDEGLKTASMFVAGASLLFARWAKGFQQHTNRLPQFDPAISNAAGGDESIIYYHSHWKLAPGEALIIEVDPPDCETWNFQLNNYWMESLDYRYFNICINKASACYEKDGTLRVIVSHTDPGHLNWIETCGHTEGTMCWRWYRLKASAEPVEPSCRVVKLNDLKSEKR, translated from the coding sequence ATGAGAAAATTGCTGTTCGCATTTTTGAAGATCCTGAAAAAAACCAGGCAGTTCAGGCTAAAGCTGACCGGCAAGACCGAGAATGATATCCATGTTCAGCGCATCGTTTCAGGTAAAGCATGGGATGAATTTTGCGACCAGTTGAAACTGGCCGGCGCCAGTCTGGAATTCCCGTGCACCCCCCGGGATTCGTTCCAGCAGGCAGAAGGCGTGCGTTACCTTACCCGTCTGACCCGCGCAGGCCTGGAAGCTTTCGTGGAATACAACGACCCGGCCTTCCCTGTCCTCCGGCGTATAGTCCATGAAACGGTTAAAATGGGCGCGGATAATCCGGATAATATCTACCTCAACGCCCAGATCAGCGGTCAGTATGAATACCGGCTCACAGGCAAGCGCAATACGATCGATTACATCGGGTTCTTTACCCGGAACGGCAATTACGGCTCCACCGGCGGCCTTGCCCCATGCGGAAAACTTGAAAACAACCAGCTTTCCTGTGAACCTGACGGCAGTTTTGAGATCATCCTTAGCAAAACCCCCAAAGGGAAGAATTGGTTAAAGATCGAAGATGAAACCTCGTTGGTCATGGTCAGGCAGACTTTCCTGGACAGGGCATCAGAAATCCCGGCAGAAGTGTCGATCTCTAACCTCGACGGGCGAAAAGCACCGGATCCTGTCACACCGGCACAGATCGATGAAGGGTTGAAAACAGCCTCCATGTTCGTTGCGGGGGCATCGCTTCTCTTTGCCCGCTGGGCCAAAGGATTTCAGCAGCATACCAACAGGCTTCCACAGTTTGACCCGGCAATCTCAAACGCAGCCGGCGGTGATGAAAGCATTATCTATTATCATAGCCACTGGAAACTGGCACCAGGGGAAGCCCTGATTATAGAAGTTGATCCCCCAGATTGTGAAACCTGGAATTTTCAACTGAACAATTACTGGATGGAATCGCTTGATTACCGGTATTTCAATATTTGTATCAACAAAGCCAGTGCCTGTTATGAAAAGGATGGCACCCTGAGGGTGATCGTATCGCATACCGATCCGGGGCATCTCAACTGGATAGAAACCTGCGGGCATACTGAAGGTACGATGTGCTGGCGCTGGTACCGGTTAAAAGCTAGTGCCGAGCCGGTTGAACCCTCCTGCAGGGTTGTAAAACTTAACGATCTAAAAAGTGAAAAACGATAA
- a CDS encoding glycosyltransferase family 39 protein: MIFKKNLLWIFLGIWLAINLLQAYFTGLFNDEAYYFFYSLDLSWGYYDHPPLIAIFIKLGYLIFNNELGVRILIVLLSLCTILIIYKLSEVKNDLLFGVLIFSFMIFQITGFLALPDSLLLFFTALFFLVYKSYTEESNMLNALLLGVVMAGMLYSKYLGIMIIFFTVMSNYRLLFKRSFWLAVVVTTVLFIPHLIWQYRHDFPSFYYHLLERSHDEVFRWSNFGDYIIGQFGMTNPILFIPILYFIIRFKPLNLFDRSLKFTALGSLLLPFLLMLKGRVEANWTMAGLIPVFLIAFRIFASRPKLHRYLYYTGGISLVLILLIRILLVHNFLPEKYHKQIKALSTGWEAFSEEVSALAENRSVVFIGSYQNPSQYMFYTGKDAFSFNNALYRNNQFDLEGIEEQLQGREVLIFIPKRNLNRDEMDDYNIQLTDSLALPTGSTQYYHIENNFRSYNFLQTDILLNNHDVKAGTEVTIPVILRNPGDRPVYFNEAEPGRVFLTFVLLQNGKPVIYEKFEDISHLVLKDEYKTSFRMKVPDKPGVYYLKISIKSRWLPPGINSRLFKIRVK; the protein is encoded by the coding sequence ATGATATTTAAAAAAAACCTGTTGTGGATATTTCTTGGCATCTGGCTGGCAATCAATTTGCTCCAGGCTTATTTCACCGGTTTGTTTAATGATGAAGCCTACTATTTTTTTTATTCCCTTGACCTTTCCTGGGGCTATTATGATCATCCTCCGCTTATTGCCATTTTCATCAAGCTGGGATACTTAATCTTCAATAATGAACTGGGAGTGAGAATTCTGATTGTTTTATTATCCCTCTGCACTATTCTGATCATTTATAAATTATCAGAAGTTAAAAATGATTTGCTTTTCGGGGTGCTTATCTTCTCTTTCATGATTTTTCAAATCACCGGTTTTCTTGCCCTTCCCGATTCGCTGCTTCTATTCTTCACTGCACTCTTTTTTCTGGTTTACAAAAGCTATACTGAAGAAAGCAATATGCTGAATGCATTGCTGTTGGGTGTGGTGATGGCCGGGATGCTTTATAGCAAATATTTAGGGATAATGATCATCTTCTTTACGGTGATGTCGAATTACCGTCTGTTGTTTAAAAGATCATTCTGGTTAGCTGTCGTGGTTACAACCGTTTTATTTATTCCCCACCTGATCTGGCAGTACCGGCATGATTTCCCTTCTTTCTATTACCATCTTCTCGAAAGAAGCCACGATGAAGTATTTCGATGGAGTAACTTCGGTGACTACATCATCGGTCAGTTTGGCATGACCAATCCAATATTGTTCATCCCCATCCTGTATTTCATTATAAGGTTTAAACCTTTAAATCTCTTTGACAGGTCCCTTAAATTCACAGCGCTCGGCAGCCTGCTGTTGCCATTCCTGTTAATGCTCAAAGGCAGGGTGGAAGCCAACTGGACCATGGCCGGCCTGATCCCGGTTTTCCTGATTGCTTTCAGGATTTTCGCCAGCCGGCCTAAATTACACCGCTATCTTTATTATACCGGCGGTATTTCACTGGTTCTCATCCTTCTGATCAGGATATTACTGGTCCATAACTTCCTTCCGGAAAAATACCATAAGCAGATTAAAGCATTAAGCACCGGATGGGAGGCATTTTCCGAAGAAGTCAGTGCACTGGCAGAAAACCGGTCCGTGGTATTCATCGGATCATACCAGAATCCCTCCCAATACATGTTCTACACGGGGAAAGATGCATTTTCCTTTAATAATGCGCTATACCGGAATAACCAGTTTGACCTGGAAGGTATTGAGGAGCAACTACAAGGCAGGGAAGTATTGATTTTCATTCCCAAACGTAATTTAAACCGGGATGAAATGGATGATTATAACATACAACTTACCGACAGTCTGGCGCTTCCCACCGGATCAACCCAGTATTATCACATTGAAAATAATTTTCGCTCCTACAATTTCCTGCAGACGGATATTCTGCTTAATAATCATGATGTAAAGGCAGGCACAGAAGTTACGATCCCGGTAATTCTCAGGAATCCCGGTGACCGGCCGGTATATTTTAATGAAGCAGAACCCGGCAGGGTTTTTCTGACATTTGTACTTCTGCAGAATGGAAAACCGGTGATTTATGAGAAGTTTGAAGATATCTCTCATTTAGTATTAAAGGATGAATATAAAACATCCTTCAGGATGAAAGTTCCTGATAAACCGGGAGTATATTATCTCAAGATCTCGATAAAAAGCAGATGGCTTCCTCCCGGGATCAATAGCAGGCTTTTTAAGATCAGGGTGAAGTAA
- a CDS encoding RNA-binding protein — MNIFVAKLSASTTSEDLRTLFAEYGEVVSANVIFDKMTGRSKRFGFVEMKNDEEANKAINELNECEYDNSQIVVKKARPATEGPRPPRREFRRY, encoded by the coding sequence ATGAACATTTTTGTAGCAAAACTCAGTGCATCCACTACGAGTGAAGATTTGAGAACTTTATTTGCAGAATACGGCGAAGTCGTTTCCGCGAATGTTATTTTCGACAAGATGACCGGAAGGTCAAAAAGGTTTGGTTTCGTTGAAATGAAGAACGATGAAGAGGCTAACAAAGCCATCAACGAACTGAATGAATGCGAATACGACAACAGCCAGATCGTAGTGAAAAAAGCCCGGCCTGCAACTGAAGGCCCGAGGCCTCCAAGACGCGAATTCAGAAGGTATTAA
- a CDS encoding aminotransferase class V-fold PLP-dependent enzyme has protein sequence MIYLDNSATSFPKPEVVYKFMDSFYRKNGVNPGRSGFDAAIETEEVVQDTRKLLTDLFNGDDPNRLTFSYNASDSLNIILQGLAEKGDHVVTTTLEHNSVLRPLHHLMMEGIIELTHVPFDNKGYVHPDDFRKVIRKNTRMVVVNHSSNVIGTIQPVAEIGKICKEMGVYLIVDASQSAGVIPVDIKAMGIDVVVFTGHKCLMGPTGIGGSYVMENVPVRLTRYGGTGVRSAQKTHLEEYPYRLECGTLNILGVAGLNAGVRWVIGQGIENLHTREIALWDKLRKGLQQISRVTTYCAEDPVNQNSVLSFNVDGFESGDIGTMLDVDYSIACRTGLQCAPMVHQGLGTDKIHGTVRLSIGPFNTDDHIEKAIQAVAEIASLRG, from the coding sequence ATGATCTATCTTGACAATTCAGCCACATCCTTCCCTAAACCTGAAGTGGTCTACAAGTTCATGGACAGCTTTTACCGGAAAAATGGCGTGAATCCCGGCCGCTCCGGCTTTGATGCCGCCATTGAAACCGAAGAAGTCGTGCAAGATACCCGGAAACTGCTTACGGACCTATTTAATGGAGACGATCCAAACCGTTTAACTTTCAGTTATAACGCAAGCGACTCCCTGAATATAATCCTGCAGGGCCTTGCTGAAAAAGGCGATCACGTGGTCACGACCACGCTGGAACATAATTCTGTGCTCCGTCCGCTTCACCACCTGATGATGGAAGGGATCATCGAACTTACTCATGTGCCATTCGATAACAAAGGCTATGTGCACCCTGATGATTTCCGGAAGGTTATCCGCAAAAACACCAGGATGGTGGTGGTCAATCACAGTTCCAACGTGATCGGAACCATTCAGCCTGTTGCAGAGATCGGAAAGATCTGTAAGGAAATGGGGGTTTATTTAATTGTCGATGCAAGCCAGAGTGCCGGCGTGATCCCTGTCGATATAAAAGCTATGGGAATTGATGTGGTGGTTTTCACCGGTCATAAATGCCTGATGGGGCCAACCGGTATTGGCGGATCTTATGTGATGGAAAATGTCCCGGTGAGGTTGACGCGTTATGGTGGCACAGGGGTCCGTTCTGCCCAGAAAACACACCTGGAAGAGTACCCTTACCGCCTGGAGTGTGGAACATTGAACATCCTGGGTGTAGCCGGGCTTAATGCCGGCGTCAGGTGGGTGATTGGGCAAGGTATAGAAAACCTGCATACCAGGGAAATCGCCTTATGGGATAAATTAAGAAAAGGCCTTCAGCAGATCAGTCGGGTTACGACTTATTGTGCGGAAGACCCTGTAAATCAAAATTCTGTCCTGAGTTTTAACGTTGACGGTTTTGAATCAGGTGACATAGGTACTATGCTGGATGTTGACTACAGCATAGCCTGCCGGACCGGCTTGCAATGTGCTCCCATGGTTCATCAGGGCTTAGGCACTGATAAGATCCATGGCACCGTGCGACTGAGCATTGGCCCGTTTAACACGGATGATCACATCGAAAAAGCTATTCAGGCAGTTGCCGAAATCGCTTCCCTACGGGGATGA
- a CDS encoding (Fe-S)-binding protein, translating into MGELTEDQKKKGLEVFESDSSSKLLTHLNSCVHCGLCAESCIYYNIYQDSRYIPAKKVDLVSSIYRRYHTLTGKTVPWLTGARDLDDETIREMVDLLYGACTMCDRCTVHCSIGVDIGYLVRTGRAMLANMGYVPETLQSTVDSAIRSGNNMSIPKEELMDTIKWLEEDLRLEVNDVQASIPIDGPGKKIMYTLNPREPKFFPLSISAMAKIFYAAGESWTLSSRMYDVTNYAYFSGNMDEAGILAQRMYDEVDHMKASRCVMAECGHGYRVFRWEAPNYLKKTFPFEVLTCGELIAEYIREGRIKVDPTKIKGKVTLHDPCNLVRTGGVIEEQRYILRHAVSDFVEMTPHGADNLCCGGGGGQLAMSEYNERRMKIAGLKAEQIRNTAADIVCTPCHNCVDQLIQTNAAYKLGVKIMTVAEIVAEALVLENPVSQ; encoded by the coding sequence ATGGGAGAATTAACCGAAGATCAAAAGAAAAAAGGACTGGAAGTCTTTGAATCAGACAGCAGCAGCAAGCTGCTGACTCATCTCAACAGTTGTGTCCACTGCGGGCTTTGTGCCGAAAGTTGCATCTATTACAATATTTACCAGGATTCCCGCTATATTCCGGCTAAAAAAGTCGACCTTGTATCTTCCATTTACCGGCGTTACCATACCCTGACCGGCAAAACCGTTCCCTGGCTTACCGGGGCAAGGGATCTCGATGATGAAACTATCCGGGAAATGGTAGACCTGTTGTATGGCGCCTGCACCATGTGCGACCGGTGTACGGTACATTGTTCTATCGGCGTTGATATCGGTTACCTGGTTCGGACCGGGCGTGCCATGCTGGCCAACATGGGTTACGTGCCCGAAACTTTGCAATCAACCGTTGATTCTGCTATCCGGAGCGGAAACAATATGTCTATCCCAAAAGAAGAATTAATGGATACGATAAAATGGCTTGAAGAAGATTTGCGCCTTGAGGTGAATGATGTGCAGGCCTCCATTCCAATTGATGGACCCGGTAAAAAAATCATGTACACGTTGAACCCGAGGGAACCCAAGTTTTTTCCGCTATCCATATCGGCAATGGCAAAAATATTCTATGCCGCCGGTGAAAGCTGGACCCTTTCCTCCCGGATGTATGATGTGACCAATTATGCGTATTTTTCCGGTAATATGGATGAAGCCGGGATATTAGCGCAGAGGATGTACGATGAAGTTGACCACATGAAAGCCAGCCGGTGTGTCATGGCTGAGTGTGGCCATGGTTACAGGGTTTTCCGATGGGAAGCGCCGAATTATCTTAAAAAGACTTTCCCTTTTGAGGTTCTGACCTGCGGTGAATTGATTGCAGAATATATCAGGGAAGGGCGGATCAAGGTCGATCCCACAAAGATAAAAGGTAAAGTCACGCTTCATGATCCCTGCAACCTGGTGAGAACCGGCGGGGTAATTGAAGAACAACGCTACATTCTGCGGCATGCGGTCAGTGATTTTGTGGAAATGACGCCCCATGGTGCCGACAACCTTTGCTGCGGCGGTGGAGGAGGACAACTTGCCATGAGTGAATACAACGAACGGCGGATGAAAATCGCCGGTTTGAAAGCCGAACAGATCAGAAATACAGCGGCTGACATCGTATGTACACCCTGCCATAATTGCGTCGACCAGCTTATTCAGACGAATGCAGCCTATAAGCTTGGCGTCAAAATCATGACCGTTGCTGAAATAGTTGCCGAGGCACTTGTTTTAGAAAACCCTGTTAGTCAATAA
- a CDS encoding TusE/DsrC/DsvC family sulfur relay protein yields MPTMEIEGRLFEVDGDGFLAHPETWNREVAILIARYDGITEMTDNHWAIVNIIRRNYEEKGMAPMIRTICQETGLRLREVYELFPLGPARGACRVAGLPKPDGCV; encoded by the coding sequence ATGCCGACAATGGAAATTGAAGGAAGATTATTTGAGGTAGATGGTGATGGTTTCCTGGCACATCCGGAGACATGGAATCGCGAGGTAGCTATTTTGATTGCCAGGTACGACGGGATTACAGAAATGACTGACAATCATTGGGCTATTGTGAATATCATCCGCCGTAATTATGAAGAAAAAGGCATGGCGCCCATGATCCGGACTATTTGCCAGGAAACAGGTCTTCGGCTCAGGGAAGTTTACGAGTTATTCCCATTAGGCCCTGCCCGGGGTGCCTGCCGGGTTGCCGGTCTCCCAAAACCTGATGGCTGCGTTTAA